The uncultured Ilyobacter sp. nucleotide sequence ATTCAAGTTTCCATTCATTTTAAAGTATTTCTCCTTTTTTTAATAATACTTTTAAAATATACTATTAAAAAATGCTAAGCTTTATCTTTGGCCTTTTTTAGGTTTTTTACAAGAATCCACATAAAACATTCAATATCAATATAATCTCTTGGATTTAAAATTGCAATATTTTTTTTAGAAATTTCTGCAAATTTTAAAAATTTAAAATAAGTATTCCAGTTAGGTGTCATATTATAGCTGATATCAAAGGAAAAAATTTCTGCCGATTTTTTTGATATTTTAGGTTTAAGAAATAAGTATTTATCTGGACTTAGCATATTCATGAAATAAGTTATAATTGTCCATTTATTGCAATTAATTGATTCTAAACAATCCTTAAAATCGATAAATCGTTCTTCCTCTGTTCTATTATTGGTATAAAATAAGTTATACATAGTTTGTATAAATCTTTCCTGATTTTCAGCTTTACTTATTGCTTTTCTAAAATTAGTTTTTTCAATACTGTGGATATTCTTGCTAGCTGAAATAAGTTTTTTTGAAACTTCAGCTATTTCTGAATAATTCTTGTTTTCCAAGCTTTTAAATAATTTTTCTTCCGACAAATTCATTTTAAATTCATTTATCAAATTTTCTTTATATTTTCTTTCATTTTCAATATAATCGTTATCATAAAACCCTTTTGGGTATACGGTTAGAAAAATCTGTATAAGATCCTCTACTGGAAAACTTTCTTTGACACTTACTTTTTTTACTTTTTTATTATTTAATGTACATAGGAGTTTATCTTCCTTATATTTAGTTATTTCACCTTCATCCAAAATTTCTTCTAGTATTGCTATTTTGCTATTTAAGAGTTTAACTCCAGCATTAATAAAGTCAATTGTAATCTTATAACCATTTGTTTCTATTATTTCTCCAATTCCCCACTCCTGTTTTTTTATGTGTTTGACAAATTTCAAAGTATTTCTCCCCCCTTACTTTTCCACTTATAATATTACCCTATAAGTTATTAAAATCAAAATTAGAATTTCTTAATGATAAAAATAAAACTGAACAAAACCCATATGTATGTGATATGTATTATGTAATATGTATTATGTAGTGAATCATTCTATAATAAAGATATATTCTAAACACACCATAAAATAAGGTCTACAGATGAGTTATGTGTATTAAATTATAATTTGAAAAGGATTATATGTTGAGGCCTGTAATATCAAGGATTTAAAAAGTATGAGATATGAAGGATGGTAATTCAACCTAATAAAATATAATGTTTAATAAAATCTGTATAGATATAATAATTATAAAGTATAAGGGATGAGAACAGTTAACGTAGAAATAACAATGAATAGTATAGATATAATATAACAAGGATGATAAAATAAGCTAGATATTTCGATACGCGACACTTTTAACTATTATAATATAACAAGGATGATAGGTTTTGAAATAATATTTTTTTATAAAAGATAAAGGATTACAAACTAGTCCAAGAAATTCAAGCATTTTAACTAAAGTAATTTAAATATAGAAAGAATTTAAAATATAATTAATAAGTGATGTTAATCTAAGTCAGAAATAATAACAAATTTTGATTATAAAGAACAAAGGATGATAATCTTTAATAATTTTTGTTTACAATTTAATTATGTTCTATTTATTCTAACAACTTATATGAAAAATTAAAATAAATTGTTGGAAGAGATAAAATCCCTTGTTTATAGGGGAACTAGGGAGAATTTAAAATATTATTATTAAATTAAAAAAAATAAAAAGAGATAATTAAATATTAATTTAAATAAGTTTAAATTGGATAGACAGTATATTTTTCATAGGTTAATAAATAAGTGATTATAAAATAGCTATTGAATTTACAGCTTTCAGTCAGTAAAAGGACAAAAGAAAGATAATATAATATATAAAGGATAATAAAAATGACAGAAATCCTTACTATATAATAAATAAGTGATAATAAAAAAACTTTGTTTTACTTGGTCAAGGATATCATCCCTAGTTTATTATAATAAAAATGACCAGATTATAACTAATAAAGGATATTAAAGTAGAGCTGTAAAATAAAGAGTTTATTAGTAAATATTTGATAAATTAAAATATAATTTAAAAGGGATGACAAGAAAAATTGAAATAAATACTATTATATAGGAAAAATCCATAAAGAGAGACAGTCCAATCTCCTATTAATAATCTTTATTACTATGACACATATAATAAAAAATAAATTTGGAGCCCTATTATAAACATATGCAATTAATTAATTTATTTATTTATTGTTAAGACAAAAAAAGATAACTAAAATATTCTTGCAGATAGTTTTTTACCACCCCCTTTTGTTAACTATATTTAAAAGTCAAATTTCATAAAGTTATGGGCATTTTTTGATTATAATTTATTCATGATGATATAAATTATTCAATTATTATTTGACAGGGATGACAAAAAAAGCTTGATTTTATTAATATTCTTGATTTTTATTAAAAAGATGTTATAATTTAGAAAGGATGATAATATTATAACTTTTCTGGGATGATAAACAAGGGGGATATAGTGTCGAATAAAAACCAGGAAGCTTTAACTGAGATTTTAAAAATTGGAAATGTAAAGGACTTTAGTGTTAATATAAAAGCTTCAAAACCGAAAAAAATTCCTACCAAGACTGTTTCTCTTTATCTTGAAGACATGGAAATCAGGGACACGATAAATCAGCCTTTTTTATTCATTATATTACCTTTTTTTACATCAAAAAGGCAAAGAAATGTGAACCTTGTTTACGAAATAGCCAATGCAGGGATAAAATTTGGAGCCTCTCTAAGTACTGATAACTTTGAGGGAATAAAAAATCAGCAACCTTCGGATTTTGAGAAAAATGTTTTTTATTTTGTATTATATAAATTTCAAGAACTTCTCATGAATTCTGATAAAAATGATGATGGGAAAATTAATAGTATAGCCTTTAATATAGAGGAAGTAATAGATTATTTAGGACTTAAGTTTTCTATGAAATATTACCGAAAAATGGAGGAGACTCTTTACAATCTTCAAGCAACAACATATAAAATTGTAATCAGAAATAGAAAAAAAGCCGGTAATATCATAAGAGAAGTATACAAGGAGCCTTTGAATTTGATTAAGTATGAAAAATTCAAGGAAAGAAATACAGAAACCAATAAGATGAAGGTTTATTATAAGGTCAGACTGGATGACAGGATAATAGAGGAACTTAAAAGAAAACACTATTCAATATTTGACCGACACCTTTTAAATGACCTTAGAAAGGCTGACAGAGCTTCTGAGAAGATATATCAGTATATAAGTATGAAAAGATTCTCCGATGATATAGGAGACCAGAGAATAGAAACTCTTGCAACTATAATTCCTCTCACACTTACAAGTAGAATAAAAAAACAATTAAAAAGCGGCGAGTACAAAGAATATGAAGTAAGTAAAATAAAACAGGGATTGAGACGGATAAAAAAATCATTTGATATTTTAGTTTCAAAGGGATATCTTTTAAATTATCACGTCGAAGAATTAAAAGACATAAAAAGCTATAGATTTATATATAGCTTTAACCCTGAGAAAGATAACAACTGCCATATATCTAGCCTAGTTGAAAATAAAAAACCAAAGACAATAGCAAATAAAGTAACGCAGAATAATGATAAACTAGAAGTAAATGCCTTTTCAGATAAAGTGCAAGAAGAGATTAAAAAAGCAAAACGTAATATTTTTGTATCTAAGTCTTGGAATAAAAGAGTAGACAACAAAATAATTAAGCTTTATAAAGAAGAAGGAGAAGAATACGTAATAAATATTTTAAAAATACTATACTCTAATCTTAACACTGAAATAACCAAGACTTTGGTTTCTTATATAAATGGTATTATAAAAAATCTTAAGAATAAAAATATGGAATTATTCAGTGAAAAAACCGAAATTCCTGAGATAATCGAAAGCGCTTCTAAAAAACCTAGAACTAATAGGTCATTAATAAAAAATACAAATAGTATAGAAGATGCTGAGATCATAGAGGTTCAAAGAGATAAAAAAGAAGTTTTATCAGAAGATCCTATTACAAAATTATTATTAGAATTATATGACAAAATGAGTGATGAAGAAAAACAAGAGATTAAAGAGAAGGCAATAAAAAAATATTTACAAACAACTAATAGTAAGACTTTTAGCAATATTCATGAAAAAATCTTTAAAACAATGGAAAGAGTGTATGTATCACAAATACTAAAAGAAGAAAAAGGATTTGCTTGATACAAAAAGCTGTTCTGTCTAGAGCAGCTTTTTGTGTTGTTAATCATTAAATATTTTATAATACATAAGTGATGATAAAAATTAAATTAATCTGACTTAACTTAGAAGGTTATAAAATTTCAAATAAATAAATATAATTGTAATCCCTGATAAATTATAAAACTCTGGAATAAAAAATGATATGAGACTATTATATTAAATGATAAATTTTATCATCCCAGGTAAATTATAATGAGATATGTATACTTAGGTTCAATATTTTAGACACCTATGCTATAATCTCTAAGGGAGGAATAAAATGATTATACAATTTTTACTTATATTCGGGATTACTTATCTTGGGGAGTTAATAAGCACACTACTTAATTTACAAATTCCAGGAACAATACTAGGAATGTTACTTATGTTTTTTCTTTTAAGTACAGGAATAATAAAAGTAAAACAGATAGAAAAAGCTGCAAATATTTTACTTATAAACATGGCTATATTTTTTCTTCCTCCTGGAATAAAGCTTATAGACTCTCTTGATAACTTAAAAGGTAGCTGGTTAAAATTAATAATAATAGCGGTAACAACAACACTGTTAACAATGGTTGTAACAGGTAAAGTTGTAGATTTTTTTATAAGGAGGAAAAAATGAAGGAATCTATTTTATATAATCCTTTATTTGGAATAATTTTAAGTCTTACATCTTATGAAATAGGAAAAAAAATTTATACTAAATGGAGATACCCGGTATTCAATCCACTTATGATAGCAATTACATTGACAATTTTTGTTCTATTAAAATTTAATATATCTTATGCAGCATATTCTAGGGGTGGAGACATAATAATGTTTTTTTTAGGACCTGCGACTGTTGTTTTAGGGGTTTCTTTGTATAAAAATAGTAGAAGGTTGAAGGAATATTTTTTACCAATATTAGCAGGAGTTACGGCAGGTTCATTTACAGCCATAGTATCTGTGATAATTTTGGGAAAAGCATTCGGTCTAAAAAAAGAATTGATAATATCGATGATACCAAAATCAATAACAACCCCAATAGGAATAGAGCTTTCAAAAAGCTTAGGAGGAAATCCTTCCATAACAGTTATTGGAATAATGATTACAGGAATGACAGGAGCCATATCTTCGCCATTTATCTGCAAATTTTTTAAAATTAAAAATAAGGTATCAAGAGGAATAGGAATAGGAACTGCAAGTCATGCAGTAGGGACCTCTAAGGCAATAGAAATGGGAGAAGTAGAGGGTGCAATGAGTGGTCTTGCCATTGGAATGGCGGGATTAGTGACTATTTTTTTAGTACCAATTTTGACAAGATTTTTGATTTGAGACAACTAGTCAAAATCACAATAAAAAGGCTCATATGAGCCTTTTTATTGTGATTTTTCCTTTACAATTTTTGCAAGCATCTCTTTTATACCAACATCAACATTTCTAAAAGTAATTTTGAATTGCAGGGCTTCAAAGGTATAAGAATCCAAAAGTTTTCCTATACTTTCTTCTAAAAAATTATAATTAAGAGATTCTAATGAATAAAAATCTAAAATAATATTTTTTTTCTTTTTTAAATTCTCGGAAATTTTATTGAAAAGTACCCCAGGGTCGTGCTCTATAAAATTTATAATTTTAATAGTCATTTTTAATCACCTCTCATAAGAAAGGTACAAATAATGGGTAGGAATTCCTTTTTAAAATCTATTTTAATTCTATTAAAACTGGACAGTGGTCAGAGCCGGTTATATTGCCAAGAATTTCTACTTTTTTTATATTTGAGATAAAATCTCTATTGACACAATGATAGTCAATTCTCCAGCCAATATTCTTTTCTCTTGCTCTGAATCTATAAGACCACCAAGTGTACTTTATCTCATTTGGGTAAAGATATCTAAAAATATCAATATATCCTGAACTTAAAAATTTACTCATCCATTCTCTTTCTTCAGGTAAAAACCCAGGATTTTTTGTATTGCTTTTGGGATTTTTAAGGTCAATTTCTTGGTGGGCAATATTATAATCTCCACATAAAACAATATTTTCTCCATTTTCTACAAGAGAATTACAATAATCTAAAAGATCAGAACAAAAGTTCAACTTGTAATCAAGTCTTTTTCCTTTTTCTTGACTATTTGGAAAATAACAGTTTATGAGAGTAAAATTTTCAAATTTTGCCTCAATATATCTTCCTTCCCCATCGAAGAGATCTATTCCCATATTCTTTACAGATAGGGGCATTTCTTTTGAATATAATGCTACTCCACTATAACCTTTTTTTTCAGCTGATTCAAAAAATGAGTAATAACCAGGAACTTTTTTAATTTTATCTGTCAGCTGATCTTCAGATGCTTTTGTTTCTTGAAGGCATAAAATATCAGGATCTAATTTTTCAAAAATATCTTGAAAAGCTCCCTTTTTTTCAATAGCTCTTATTCCATTAACATTCCAGGACAAAATTTTCATAAGTTATAAGGCTCCTTTTTGAAGATATCTTTTAAGTTTTGCGATCACCATATTTACAGCTATTTTATTTTCTCCACCTCTCGGGATAATAATGTCGGCATATCGTTTACTAGGTTCACAAAATTCTAAATACATTGGTTTTACCGTTTTTAAATATTGATCCCTTACTGATTCGAATGTCCTTCCTCTTTCATGTATATCTCTTTCAATTCTTCGTAAAAGCATCTCATCAGCGTCTGTATCGACAAATATTTTTACATCAAACATATTTCTAATTTCAGGGACTGCAAACAATAAGATACCTTCTACAATTATTATTTTTGAAGGCTGAATAGTTATAGTTTCATCTTTTCTAGAGTGAGTTTTGAAATCGTATATGGGTCTCTCAATAACTTGGTTTTTTAAAAGTGTTTCCAAGTCTTTTTTTAGCAGTTCAAATTCAATGGAATTAGGGTGGTCAAAATTTACACAGGCCCTTTCTTGAACCGACATCTCTTTGAGTTCTTTATAATAGGCATCTTGAGCTACTAAAACTGCATCCTCTGACTTAAATGCTTTTACTAAATTTTTTGCCACAGTGGTTTTTCCACTTCCACTACCTCCTGCGACTCCTATAATGATGCAATTTTTCATTATTTTATTTCCTCCTGCATTTTATAGATAAAAATAAGATATTCAATTTTTAAAAACTATTTTTAAATTATACAATACTTGAAATAAAATATCAATAAATCAAAACTACCACTTCAAGTGGTAGTTTGCTCATGCCCTAGAAGGGCGCTTTTCCAGCATTGGGCTGAAGCCCTTCTGAACGGTTTGCCAACCGCGTAATATTTCATTTAGCTACTCAAGTAGCTCTTTGTTTCTAGCTCTTTTTTACTTTACCTCCAGTAAAAGGATCAATATATTCTTTCAATGTTAATTGATCTTCTGCAATATCTTCTTGCAACTGATTTCTAATATAATCTTCGATCCTTTTCCTGTTACGACCTACTGTATCTACATAGTATCCGCGGCACCAAAAGTGCCTGTTTCCATACTTATATTTTAGATTTGCATGTCGATCAAATATCATTAATGAACTTTTTCCTTTTAAATACCCCATGAAACTAGATACACTCAATTTAGGCGGTATGCTCACAAGCATATGTATGTGATCTTTACATGCACTTGCTTCGTGTATCTCTACTTTTTTATTCTCGCAAAGTTTTCTAAGTATTTGCCCAATATCTTGCTTTATCTTTCCATAGATTACTTTTCTCCTGTACTTAGGTGCAAAGACTATGTGATATTTACAATTCCATCTTGTGTGTGCTAAACTATTACTATCCATTTAAACCTCCTTTTGTATCTCAACTGGTCGGCAAACCTAAGTTGATTATATCAAAGGAGGTTTTCTATTTCATACGCATAGCCTTCCGGCATTTTGGGTCCACCTGCAGAGCAGGTGGTTTTCTTTTTCTATAATCAAAAAGAGACAGCATAGGCTGTCTCCTTAGAATAAAAATTATTTTTACCAACCACCGGAACCAGCTCTTCTAGAACTAACAGCCCAACCACCGGAACCAGCTCTTCTAGAGCTAACAGCCCAACCACCGGAACCAGCTCTTCTAGAGCTAACAGCCCAACCACCGGAACCAGCTCTTCTAGAGCTAACAGCCCAACCACCGGAACCAGCTCTTCTAGAGCTAACAGCCCAACCACCGGAACCAGCTCTTCTAGATGAAGTAGCAGCGAGGGAAACAGAAGAAACAATTAAAACAAGTGTTAATAATAGAACCAATCTCTTTTTCATAGTGATACCTCCCTATAATATATTGTGTTTAAAATTTTGAAAAAGGTTTTATACTGTTT carries:
- a CDS encoding CidA/LrgA family protein codes for the protein MIIQFLLIFGITYLGELISTLLNLQIPGTILGMLLMFFLLSTGIIKVKQIEKAANILLINMAIFFLPPGIKLIDSLDNLKGSWLKLIIIAVTTTLLTMVVTGKVVDFFIRRKK
- a CDS encoding exodeoxyribonuclease III, producing the protein MKILSWNVNGIRAIEKKGAFQDIFEKLDPDILCLQETKASEDQLTDKIKKVPGYYSFFESAEKKGYSGVALYSKEMPLSVKNMGIDLFDGEGRYIEAKFENFTLINCYFPNSQEKGKRLDYKLNFCSDLLDYCNSLVENGENIVLCGDYNIAHQEIDLKNPKSNTKNPGFLPEEREWMSKFLSSGYIDIFRYLYPNEIKYTWWSYRFRAREKNIGWRIDYHCVNRDFISNIKKVEILGNITGSDHCPVLIELK
- a CDS encoding LrgB family protein, translated to MKESILYNPLFGIILSLTSYEIGKKIYTKWRYPVFNPLMIAITLTIFVLLKFNISYAAYSRGGDIIMFFLGPATVVLGVSLYKNSRRLKEYFLPILAGVTAGSFTAIVSVIILGKAFGLKKELIISMIPKSITTPIGIELSKSLGGNPSITVIGIMITGMTGAISSPFICKFFKIKNKVSRGIGIGTASHAVGTSKAIEMGEVEGAMSGLAIGMAGLVTIFLVPILTRFLI
- the udk gene encoding uridine kinase: MKNCIIIGVAGGSGSGKTTVAKNLVKAFKSEDAVLVAQDAYYKELKEMSVQERACVNFDHPNSIEFELLKKDLETLLKNQVIERPIYDFKTHSRKDETITIQPSKIIIVEGILLFAVPEIRNMFDVKIFVDTDADEMLLRRIERDIHERGRTFESVRDQYLKTVKPMYLEFCEPSKRYADIIIPRGGENKIAVNMVIAKLKRYLQKGAL
- a CDS encoding STAS-like domain-containing protein, which gives rise to MTIKIINFIEHDPGVLFNKISENLKKKKNIILDFYSLESLNYNFLEESIGKLLDSYTFEALQFKITFRNVDVGIKEMLAKIVKEKSQ
- a CDS encoding DUF3553 domain-containing protein, which encodes MKFVKHIKKQEWGIGEIIETNGYKITIDFINAGVKLLNSKIAILEEILDEGEITKYKEDKLLCTLNNKKVKKVSVKESFPVEDLIQIFLTVYPKGFYDNDYIENERKYKENLINEFKMNLSEEKLFKSLENKNYSEIAEVSKKLISASKNIHSIEKTNFRKAISKAENQERFIQTMYNLFYTNNRTEEERFIDFKDCLESINCNKWTIITYFMNMLSPDKYLFLKPKISKKSAEIFSFDISYNMTPNWNTYFKFLKFAEISKKNIAILNPRDYIDIECFMWILVKNLKKAKDKA
- the tnpA gene encoding IS200/IS605 family transposase gives rise to the protein MDSNSLAHTRWNCKYHIVFAPKYRRKVIYGKIKQDIGQILRKLCENKKVEIHEASACKDHIHMLVSIPPKLSVSSFMGYLKGKSSLMIFDRHANLKYKYGNRHFWCRGYYVDTVGRNRKRIEDYIRNQLQEDIAEDQLTLKEYIDPFTGGKVKKS